A window of Streptomyces profundus genomic DNA:
GCATTGGCGTTCGGGTGGCCGGGGACGGAGACGCCGTACTCCGTCTCGATGCCCATCACTCGCCGTACGGTCATGCGACCCTCCTTGCCTCGCGGCGGCCCTCGGCCGTCCGTTCGCTGGCTAGAAGCCTAGGCGACACGGCATGCGGTGGGGAGATCACCGCGAGTTTCCTTAGGGACTGTCTGGGAATGCGTCCGGCTGCGGGCCACGCCTCGCGTGCCCCGCAGCCGGATGCCGTCGTTTACAGGTACTGGCCGGTGTTCGCCACCGTGTCGATCGAGCGGCCGGTGTCGCCGCCCTGCTTGCCGGTGACCAGGGTGCGGATGAAGACGATCCGCTCGCCCTTCTTACCGGAGATCCGGGCCCAGTCGTCCGGGTTGGTGGTGTTGGGCAGGTCCTCGTTCTCCTTGAACTCGTCCACGCAGGCCGAGATCAGATGGGAGACACGGATGCCCTTCTGCTGGTGGTCGAGGAAGTCCTTGATCGCCATCTTCTTGGCCCGGTCCACGATGTTCTGGATCATGGCGCCGGAGTTGAAGTCCTTGAAGTAGAGGACCTCCTTGTCACCGTTGGCGTAGGTGACCTCCAGGAAGCGGTTCTCCTCGGTCTCCGCGTACATCTGCTCCACGACGGTCTGGATCATGCCGTCGATCGCCGCGTCCGGGCTGCCCTGGTGTTCCTGCACGTCGTCGGCGTGCAGCGGGAGCCTGGCGGTGAGGTACTTGGAGAAGATGTCCCTGGCGGCCTCCGCGTCGGGGCGCTCGATCTTGATCTTCACATCGAGACGCCCTGGCCGCAGGATCGCCGGGTCGATCATGTCCTCGCGGTTCGAGGCGCCGATCACGATGACGTTCTCCAGGCCCTCCACACCGTCGATCTCGGAGAGCAGCTGCGGGACGATGGTGTTCTCCACGTCCGAGCTGACGCCGGAGCCACGGGTGCGGAAGAGGGAGTCCATCTCGTCGAAGAAGACGATGACCGGGGTGCCCTCGCTGGCCTTCTCCCTGGCCCGCTGGAAGACCAGGCGGATGTGCCGCTCGGTCTCGCCCACGTACTTGTTGAGCAGCTCGGGGCCCTTGATGTTGAGGAAGAAGCTCTTCCCCGCCGGCTTGCCGGTGACCTCGGCAACCTTCTTGGCAAGGGAGTTGGCGACCGCCTTGGCGATCAGCGTCTTGCCGCAGCCGGGCGGGCCGTAGAGCAGCACGCCCTTGGGGGGGCGCAGCTCGTGCTCGCGGAAGAGGTCCGGGTAGAGATACGGAAGCTCGACGGCGTCCCTGATCAGCTCGATCTGGCCGCCGAGGCCGCCGATCCTGGTGTAGTCGATGTCCGGGACCTCTTCGAGGACCAGCTCCTCGACCTCGCTCTTGGGCACCACCTCGAAGACATAGCCGGAGCGGGGCTCAAGCAGCAGCGCGTCCCCGGCCCGCAGCGTGGCCGCCATCAGCGGCTCGGCGAGCTTGACGACCCGCTCCTCGTCGGTGTGGCCGACCACCAGGGCGCGCTCGCCGTCCTCCAGGACCTCCTTGAGGGTGACGATGTCGCCCGCGCTCTCGAACTCCATCGCGGCCACGATGTTGAGCGCCTCGTTGAGCATGACCTCCTGGCCACGGCGCAGCTCGTCGAGTTCCAGGCCCGGGCTGACGTTGACCCGAAGCTTTCGGCCGCCGGTGAAGATATCGGCGGTGCCGTCCTCGTTGGCGATGAGAAAGACTCCGAAGCCGGACGGCGGCTGGGCGAGCCGGTCCACTTCTTCCTTGAGGGCCACGATCTGGTCGCGGGCCTCGCGCAACGTGGTCGCGAGCCGCTCGTTCTGCGCGGAAACGCCGGACAGATTCGTCTGGAGCTCGACAATCCGCTCTTCGAGAATCCGAGTGTGCCGCGGCGAATCGGCCAGCTTTCGGCGCAGGACGGTGATCTCCTGCTCAAGTTCGGCGATCTGGCGGGTCGGGTCGTCGGAACCTCGCCCGGACCGGATGCCGCGGTTGCTGTCGTCGTTCTGGGATACCACGGTCCTCACCTCCTCCAAGGGGAGCTGGACGCTTCCAGACCCTACCTGGACCGGTGCAGTTCGAAACCCCTAGATCACAAAGACGGTCGGGGCGTGTCCGATCTTCACCCTTGCGCACTCCCTCACGCCAGGGGGATACCCACCCCGGGCGTTCCAAAAGCAGCCCGGCTGTATCGTCGTGGGTGGTCAACACCCGTCGGGGACAGCTTCCTTTGCTGTGACGCCCACGAGGATCCGACAGGAGCGGTAGTCGATATGACCACGAGGAACGAAGCGCCTCAGGCCGATGAGCTTGAGGTCTGGATCGATCAGGACCTCTGCACCGGCGACGGAATCTGCGCGCAGTACGCGCCCGAGGTGTTCGAGTTGGACATCGACGGTCTCGCCTATGTGAAACCGCCGACGGAGCCGGGGACGGAGGCCGAGTTGCTGACCGAGCCGGGGGCCAGCGCCCCGGTGCCGCTGCCGCTGCTGCGGGAGATCACCGACTCGGTCAAGGACTGCCCCGGCCAGTGCATCCATGTCCGCCGGGTCGCCGACCGCACGGAGGTGCTGGGCCCCGACGCCGAGTGAGGGCGCCGGGGTCCCCGCCGCCGGCGGCGCGGCTCAGACGCTGTTGGGGGCGCGGCCCGGGATCAGCTGAAGACGGCCGTCCTGCCACTGCCAGGCGACGTCGCGCAGCAGGTCGGGGCAGCAGCGGGGGACGTCGACGGACGAGTAGCCGACCAGCCGGGCCGTGAAGCCGGTCTCCTCGGCCCTGAGGTCGTCCACCGTCATCCCCTCGTCGGGCTCCACCAGGGTGGCCGCCACCCGGGGCGTCGCCGGGCCGTCGCCGCCGTGGTCCGTGTGGGTCAGCAGGTACACGCCGTTGGGCGGGGTGCCCGAGCCGGCGTCGCAGCGGACCACGGCCACCGTCTCGGCCCGTCCGTCCGCGTCCAGGTCCAACTCGGCCTGGTCGGTGACCAGCACCTCGAAGGGGCCGCAGTCCAGCGGGTAGACGGCGGCCAGGGGGTCGGGCCCCGTGCCGGCGGCGGGCTCGGCCGCCGTGGCGCCGGCGTCGGCCGGCTGGACGAGGGCCGCCGCGCCGGCCACCGCGGCTATGGCGACGGCGGTGACCAGCCAGTGGCGCGCGCCGGAGTGGGTGTGGGGAAGGCCCCCGGGCTCGGTGCCCGGGGACGAGACTGCCGATTGCTGCACGCTGGGGGTCTCCTGGGAGGCGGGGTGAGCGCTGGGAAACGAGAGGACCTGCCGACCGGCAGGGCCGCATCGTGCCATATCTCACACCGCCACGGAACGGCGGGGTACCGCTCGTGACCGGTAACGACCGCCGGGGCGCGCGGAGTTCAGCCGGCCGACCCAGGGCCCGTGTAGTCGGAGCCGTAGGCGCCCGGCGCCGGGCGGCGGCGGCGCAGCGGCGGGGTGACGCCGTCGGCCAGGCGGCGCGCGGTGAGCAGGAAGCCGGTGTGGCCGATCATCCGGTGGTCGGGACGGACCGCCAGACCCTCCACATGCCAGGTGCGGACCATGGTCTCCCAGGCGGTCGGCTCGTTGAACGTGCCGTGCTCCCTGATGGTCTCGACGGTGCGCGCCAGTTGGGTGGTGGTGGCCACATAGGCGCAGACGATCCCGCCGGGCACCAGGGCCTTGGAGACCGCGTCGAGGCACTCCCAGGGGGCGAGCATGTCCAGGATCACGCGGTCCACCTCGGTGTCCGAGAGGTGGTCCTGGAGATCGCCGACGGTCAACTGCCAGGCCGGGTGCGGGGCGCCGAAGTAGCGGGTGACGTTCTCCCGCGCGATGTCGGCGAAGTCGGCTCTGCGCTCGTAGGAGTGCAGCATCCCCTGGTCGCCGATGGCCCGGAGCAGGAACGCGGAGAGCGATCCCGAGCCGACGCCCGCCTCCACCACCCGGGCGCCGAGGAAGATGTCGGCCATCGCCAGGATCTGCCCCGCGTCCTTGGGGTAGACGACGGCGGCGCCGCGCGGCATGGACAGGACGTAGTCGGGGAGCAGTGGGCGCAGCGCCAGATAGGCGACGTTTCCCGTGGTGCGGACCACGGATCCCTCGGGGGCACCGATCAGCTCGTCGTGGGGGAAGGCTCCCTTGTGGGTGTGGAAGCTCTTTCCCGCTTCGAGCGTGAAGGTGTAGTGGCGTCCCTTGGGGTCGGTGAGCTGGACCTGGTCCCCGACCTGGAAGGGCCCACGACGGCGGGCGGCACCGGTCGGTTCGGACATGGCGGTCAGCCTAGTCCAGAGGCGCGGTGCGACCGTAATCGAGGGCCCTCAGGCCCCCCGGGGGCGGGCGTCGGGGTCGGGGGCGGTCCTGGCCATGGCGTCGATGAAGGCGCGTTCGACGTCCCGGGTGGAGAGCACGCCGTAGATCTCGCCGGTCTCCTCGACCACCAGGTACTCGGTGGCGGGGGTGGTGCGCAGATGCGCCAGCAGGTCCTCGCCGGTCAGCTCGGCCGGCACCCGCATGCCCTCCGTCAGCTCCTGGGCGAGGCCGCTGACGGCGACCCAGGGGCGGCGGTGCTCGGGGACGCCGGCGATGCCGGCCTCCCGCACCACGGAGGTGGGGGCGCCCTCCGGGTCCACCACCACCAGGGCGCGGGCGCCGGCCTCGTTGGCGCGACGCAGCGCCTCGGACAGCGGCGTCTCGCCGGTGACGGGGACGGCCCGGCGGGTGAGGGCGCGCGCGTTGAGCGCGGGGAGGCGTTCGCGCAGCCTGGCCATCCGCAGGCTGTTGCCGGCGCCGGTCCAGATGATGGCGGCCAGCACGGCGGCGAGGAGCGCGTCGGTGAGCGACTCAAGGCCGCTGAA
This region includes:
- the arc gene encoding proteasome ATPase codes for the protein MEEVRTVVSQNDDSNRGIRSGRGSDDPTRQIAELEQEITVLRRKLADSPRHTRILEERIVELQTNLSGVSAQNERLATTLREARDQIVALKEEVDRLAQPPSGFGVFLIANEDGTADIFTGGRKLRVNVSPGLELDELRRGQEVMLNEALNIVAAMEFESAGDIVTLKEVLEDGERALVVGHTDEERVVKLAEPLMAATLRAGDALLLEPRSGYVFEVVPKSEVEELVLEEVPDIDYTRIGGLGGQIELIRDAVELPYLYPDLFREHELRPPKGVLLYGPPGCGKTLIAKAVANSLAKKVAEVTGKPAGKSFFLNIKGPELLNKYVGETERHIRLVFQRAREKASEGTPVIVFFDEMDSLFRTRGSGVSSDVENTIVPQLLSEIDGVEGLENVIVIGASNREDMIDPAILRPGRLDVKIKIERPDAEAARDIFSKYLTARLPLHADDVQEHQGSPDAAIDGMIQTVVEQMYAETEENRFLEVTYANGDKEVLYFKDFNSGAMIQNIVDRAKKMAIKDFLDHQQKGIRVSHLISACVDEFKENEDLPNTTNPDDWARISGKKGERIVFIRTLVTGKQGGDTGRSIDTVANTGQYL
- a CDS encoding tRNA (adenine-N1)-methyltransferase, producing the protein MSEPTGAARRRGPFQVGDQVQLTDPKGRHYTFTLEAGKSFHTHKGAFPHDELIGAPEGSVVRTTGNVAYLALRPLLPDYVLSMPRGAAVVYPKDAGQILAMADIFLGARVVEAGVGSGSLSAFLLRAIGDQGMLHSYERRADFADIARENVTRYFGAPHPAWQLTVGDLQDHLSDTEVDRVILDMLAPWECLDAVSKALVPGGIVCAYVATTTQLARTVETIREHGTFNEPTAWETMVRTWHVEGLAVRPDHRMIGHTGFLLTARRLADGVTPPLRRRRPAPGAYGSDYTGPGSAG
- a CDS encoding ferredoxin codes for the protein MTTRNEAPQADELEVWIDQDLCTGDGICAQYAPEVFELDIDGLAYVKPPTEPGTEAELLTEPGASAPVPLPLLREITDSVKDCPGQCIHVRRVADRTEVLGPDAE